Proteins encoded together in one Coffea arabica cultivar ET-39 chromosome 2c, Coffea Arabica ET-39 HiFi, whole genome shotgun sequence window:
- the LOC113724287 gene encoding uncharacterized protein, producing MSLIAYAVIYIDQMWVNNLDITNALASETTRIIVNDFGHGLFAILCDESYDASTKEQLAVVIRYVDLHGYVIERFLGILHVSDATALSLKKAIDVLFSKHGLSILQIRGQGYDSASNMRDVVLIIENDGLVEQKGQAYAFLNSLQSFEFAFILHLMKKIMGITNALSEALQRKDQDIVNVMGLVKVSKQQLQATREHGWDFLLDEICLFCKKHKIIILKMDEIFITSGRSRRKVQQITNLHHYQVELFCAVTDLQL from the exons ATGTCGCTTATTGCTTATGCTGTTATCTATATAGACCAGATGTGGGTGAACAATCTG GATATTACAAATGCTTTGGCAAGCGAGACTACAAGAATTATTGTAAATGACTTTGGACATGGATTGTTTGCTATTTTATGTGATGAATCTTATGATGCATCAACAAAGGAGCAATTGGCAGTTGTTATACGTTATGTAGATTTACATGGATATGTGATTGAGCGTTTTCTTGGCATTCTACATGTAAGTGATGCTACTGCTCTTTCACTTAAGAAAGCAATTGATGTTTTATTTTCAAAGCATGGTTTGAGCATATTACAAATCCGTGGTCAAGGTTATGATAGTGCTAGTAACATGCGAG ATGTTGTTTTGATAATTGAAAATGATGGTCTTGTGGAGCAAAAAGGTCAAGCATATGCATTTCTTAATTCTTTGCAATCTTTtgaatttgcatttattttacatttgatgaagaaaatcaTGGGAATAACGAATGCACTATCTGAAGCattacaaaggaaggatcaagATATTGTCAATGTTATGGGTCTGGTCAAAGTTTCCAAGCAACAATTACAAGCGACTAGGGAACATGGATGGGATTTTTTACTTGatgaaatttgtttgttttgtaaaaAGCATAAGATCATCATTctgaaaatggatgaaatattcATTACTAGTGGGAGATCTCGAAGAAAAGTTCAACAAATTACAAACCTTCACCACTATCAAGTTGAGCTATTTTGTGCTGTGACAGATTTACAACTTTAA